In Candidatus Hinthialibacter antarcticus, a single window of DNA contains:
- a CDS encoding carboxymuconolactone decarboxylase family protein, protein MPRLKAVQPETTNGKVKEMLDAVNSKLGMIPNLIRTFANSPAVLQAYLDFSGALAGGVLTPTLREQIALVVSQTNQCEYCLSAHSAIGKMLGLSQEEILDNRQATSSNPKTEAALQFSKRVAEKRGFISDDEFKQLQSAGYSDEEIAEIIANISLNLFTNYFNHIAETDIDFPLAAAIKTPKKAAACSC, encoded by the coding sequence ATGCCAAGGCTTAAAGCGGTTCAGCCAGAAACAACCAATGGAAAAGTCAAAGAAATGTTGGATGCAGTGAATAGTAAACTTGGAATGATCCCAAATTTAATCAGGACATTCGCCAATTCCCCAGCGGTCTTACAAGCCTATCTGGACTTTAGTGGAGCATTAGCGGGGGGTGTGCTTACCCCAACCCTTCGCGAGCAAATTGCCCTGGTCGTAAGTCAAACCAACCAGTGCGAGTATTGTTTGTCCGCTCATTCAGCCATTGGAAAAATGCTGGGATTGAGTCAAGAGGAAATTCTCGACAACCGTCAGGCGACTTCATCCAATCCAAAAACCGAGGCCGCGCTTCAATTTTCAAAACGCGTCGCGGAAAAGCGCGGATTCATATCAGATGATGAATTCAAGCAATTACAATCCGCTGGGTATTCCGATGAAGAGATCGCTGAAATCATCGCCAATATTTCGCTCAACCTCTTCACCAATTACTTCAACCACATCGCAGAAACAGACATTGACTTCCCCCTTGCTGCGGCGATTAAAACGCCTAAAAAAGCCGCCGCATGCAGTTGCTAG
- a CDS encoding sigma 54-interacting transcriptional regulator — MEDNHNPQKNFESLKHLLLMIAQERSIDRLLEMLVQGLAEIPHIALARLWLALPGDLCHQCLLKAECPDQSECLHLVASRGKSLVDTDESWGGKNGDFRRFPIGIRKVGMIAAAKEPIIIKEIQPDSEWLVRPQWVEDEKIVGFAGQPLLFRDEALGVLMVFSRIHTTEEELIWLRMLADHAAAAIMNARAFEEIETLRKQLEYENDYLKQEVNEAHAFGEIIGRSEALKKNLEQINLVAETNANVLIYGESGTGKELVAREIHHRSQRCNKPLIKVNCASVPKELYESEFFGHVKGSFTGAVRDRLGRFQAADGGTLFLDEIGEIPIELQSKLLRVLQEGEFERVGEDKSRKVNVRIIAATNRNLKEEVEAGRFRHDLYYRLNVFPIDVAPLRDRKEDIPLLVGRFIQEIRHQSGRSCGMFSPAQMIQLQHYDWPGNIRELQNVIERAVIISQSGQLQLDIPPTIQSSLTVEPSKGTVRLDDGKLLTDDEFKQLEKENIINALIRTKWKIYGEDGAANLLGLKPTTLSSKIKKYQIAKSTDGT; from the coding sequence ATGGAAGATAACCACAATCCACAAAAAAACTTCGAGTCTCTCAAACATCTACTTTTAATGATCGCTCAAGAGCGCTCGATAGATCGTTTGCTGGAGATGCTTGTACAAGGCTTGGCGGAAATTCCGCATATTGCCCTGGCCCGTTTATGGCTGGCTCTTCCTGGCGACCTCTGTCACCAGTGCCTTTTGAAAGCCGAGTGCCCTGATCAATCTGAGTGCCTCCATCTTGTAGCCAGTAGAGGGAAATCGCTGGTTGATACAGATGAATCATGGGGCGGAAAGAACGGTGATTTTCGACGCTTTCCTATTGGAATCAGAAAAGTAGGGATGATCGCCGCCGCGAAAGAGCCAATCATCATCAAAGAAATACAGCCGGATTCAGAATGGTTGGTGCGTCCCCAATGGGTTGAGGATGAAAAAATTGTTGGCTTCGCTGGTCAGCCTCTCCTATTTCGAGACGAGGCGCTTGGCGTTTTGATGGTATTTTCACGAATTCATACAACTGAAGAAGAACTTATCTGGTTGAGAATGTTGGCGGACCACGCCGCCGCAGCCATCATGAATGCACGGGCGTTTGAGGAAATCGAGACTTTGCGAAAACAGTTAGAATATGAAAACGATTATCTCAAACAAGAAGTGAATGAAGCGCATGCGTTTGGTGAAATCATCGGGCGAAGCGAGGCGTTGAAAAAAAATCTTGAACAAATCAACTTGGTCGCAGAGACAAACGCCAATGTATTGATTTATGGCGAGTCAGGCACTGGTAAGGAACTGGTTGCGCGTGAAATTCATCACCGAAGCCAGCGCTGCAACAAACCGCTGATTAAAGTCAATTGTGCGTCTGTCCCCAAAGAGTTGTATGAGAGTGAGTTCTTTGGTCATGTGAAAGGCTCGTTTACCGGGGCGGTTCGAGACCGCTTAGGCCGTTTTCAAGCTGCGGACGGCGGTACGCTCTTCTTAGATGAAATTGGCGAAATCCCCATTGAATTGCAGAGTAAATTGCTAAGGGTTTTGCAAGAAGGAGAGTTTGAGCGCGTTGGAGAAGACAAGTCACGCAAAGTGAATGTTCGTATTATCGCCGCGACAAACCGCAATCTGAAAGAAGAAGTTGAAGCGGGGCGGTTTCGCCATGACCTCTACTACCGGTTGAATGTGTTTCCCATCGACGTGGCGCCGCTTCGGGACCGAAAAGAAGACATCCCGCTTCTTGTGGGGCGCTTTATTCAAGAGATTCGGCATCAATCCGGTCGCTCCTGCGGCATGTTTTCGCCCGCTCAGATGATTCAATTACAACATTACGACTGGCCGGGAAATATCCGCGAATTGCAGAATGTCATAGAACGGGCGGTAATTATCAGCCAGTCCGGTCAATTACAACTCGACATTCCGCCGACAATCCAGTCGAGTTTAACGGTGGAACCCTCCAAAGGAACTGTTCGATTAGATGATGGAAAACTCTTAACGGATGATGAATTCAAACAACTAGAGAAAGAGAATATCATCAATGCGTTAATCAGAACAAAATGGAAAATTTATGGAGAGGATGGAGCCGCAAATCTTTTAGGGCTCAAGCCAACCACGCTCTCTTCAAAGATAAAAAAATATCAAATAGCAAAATCAACGGACGGTACATAA
- a CDS encoding cytochrome c3 family protein — protein MKTTSMFILLIACLTAPLFISAHEDQPLDCKQCHTCLNPTEEEPCLVPCPRNTSQVLPIERMGPDIVILDELQAIEDLYVPVRFNHETHAHMSSTADGCVTCHHYNENSIAPAACVTCHPMEIIHENLAQPGLKGAYHRQCIGCHIQWDPNTECVVCHEKKAGGRLHGVATTVSTKRFYPIVKMRDLIVYETEYEEGDKVPFHHRTHAMKYDRNCGDCHIDQSCDACHTQGMAELKPMGDIAPDEMHDHCFVCHGEAECEHCHGRETDNVFSHDITGWQMKPYHEPAHCRDCHSVRGEFVALNPSCKSCHASGWPLEGFDHAVTGAKFDEVHIEAECENCHGESLSTEGGVILLQQEKIAISCSECHDEDWKYDPAVGFAAQ, from the coding sequence ATGAAAACGACATCAATGTTTATCCTACTCATCGCGTGTTTGACGGCGCCTCTTTTTATTTCAGCGCATGAAGACCAACCGCTGGATTGCAAGCAGTGCCACACCTGTTTGAATCCGACCGAAGAGGAGCCTTGCCTGGTTCCCTGCCCGCGCAATACCAGCCAGGTGCTGCCCATTGAGCGGATGGGGCCGGACATTGTCATTCTCGACGAATTACAAGCAATCGAAGATTTATACGTCCCCGTTCGTTTTAACCATGAAACCCATGCGCACATGTCGAGCACAGCAGACGGTTGCGTTACCTGCCATCATTACAACGAAAACAGCATTGCTCCCGCCGCCTGCGTTACATGCCACCCAATGGAAATCATTCATGAAAACCTGGCGCAACCCGGCTTGAAGGGCGCCTACCACCGCCAGTGCATCGGCTGCCACATTCAATGGGACCCAAACACGGAATGCGTGGTCTGCCATGAGAAAAAAGCCGGAGGCCGCCTGCACGGCGTCGCCACAACCGTATCGACGAAACGCTTCTACCCCATCGTGAAAATGCGTGATTTGATTGTCTATGAGACCGAATATGAAGAAGGCGACAAGGTGCCGTTTCATCACCGCACCCACGCCATGAAATACGACCGCAATTGCGGCGACTGCCATATTGATCAATCCTGCGACGCCTGTCACACCCAAGGCATGGCGGAACTCAAGCCGATGGGCGACATCGCGCCAGATGAGATGCACGACCATTGCTTTGTTTGTCACGGTGAAGCCGAATGTGAACACTGCCACGGTCGCGAGACTGATAATGTCTTTTCGCACGACATTACCGGCTGGCAGATGAAGCCCTACCATGAGCCGGCCCATTGCCGCGACTGCCACAGCGTACGCGGCGAATTCGTCGCGCTGAACCCATCCTGTAAAAGTTGTCACGCCAGCGGTTGGCCGTTGGAAGGCTTCGACCATGCAGTCACAGGCGCAAAATTTGACGAAGTCCATATTGAGGCGGAATGCGAAAACTGCCACGGCGAATCGCTCTCGACCGAAGGCGGCGTGATTCTTCTTCAGCAAGAGAAGATTGCGATTTCATGCAGCGAGTGTCATGATGAAGATTGGAAGTACGACCCCGCCGTTGGCTTTGCCGCCCAGTAA